In Segatella copri, the DNA window GAGTGAACTCCAACTACAATATTCGATTGAGCGGTGGACTCAACTATAACATCATCAAGGGGTTGAAGCTCTCGCTCTCGGCCGCTATCGACCACTACAACACTCGTCTCAATACCTTTACGCCAGACTATCTGACCTACAAGAAATTATCCAAGTCAGAAGGACAGAACATCGGCATGACGATGATTCAGAGCGAGAACTATCTCACCTATAAGTTCGACCTCAAGGAAAAGCACTTCTTCGAGTTGATGGGCGGTTTCTCCTACAACCGTGACCAGCTCAACACTGTTGGCGGTTCTGCCTATGGCGGCCCTACCAACCAAATCCACTATGTAGGTGAGGAATGGCCATCATTACGCCAAGACGAATATGGCACCTATGAGGCATTGCAGACGTACAACAGCAACCAGGAAGTACAAGAGATGATGAGTCTCTTCGGTCGCTTGGCATACAACTACAAGCACAAGTACCTTGCAGAATTTTCCCTTCGTTCCGACGGTTCTTCTGTCTTCGGTAGCAACGTGAGATGGGGAACATTCCCTGCTGTGGGCTTGGGCTGGACATTCAGTGACGAACCATTCATGAAAAATCTCTGGTGGCTCAGCTTCGGTAAGTTCCGTGCATCTTGGGGACGCTCTGGTCAGAAGTTCAACGAGGCTTACCTTGCGTTGGGAACCATGAGTAGCAGCAACACATTCTTAGGTAATTCAGGTTTGATACCAGGACTTCTCGCAAACAACCAGCTCACTTGGGAGAAAAACGACCAATATGACTTAGGTCTCGACCTTCAGCTCTTCAACTATCGCTTGCAAGTGAAGTTGGATTACTACTACAAATACTCCCATGCCTTGCTGATGCAGACCTCAACCCCAGGAAACTTCTTCTTGGCAGACAAGATGTGGAACAACTCTTCCGCCATATCCAACGAGGGTATTGAGTTTGAGATTTCCGCAGATATCATCAAACGAAAGAACTGGCAGTGGACACTGGGCTTCAACATCTCTCACGACCGCAACCTCTTCCGCAAGTCATACGGAAGTGAGGACTTGAGCGACAAGGTATTGGGCCGCCCAGTCTATGGCATCTACACCTATCACGACGAGGGCATCGTACAGGATGACTCCCAGATACCATATTATTACAACGCATCAGGTAAGCTCGTACCATTGAGTTTCAATAACAGCGAGAACTATCAGTTGCGTGTGGGTGGTCGTAAAATCAAGGACTTCAATCAGGATGGAACCATCAACAACAACGACAAGTACTATGCAGGCAGTACCTTGCCAAGTGCCTTCGGGGGTATCAGCAACCGTATTTCGTACAAGAACTGGACACTCGACATGATGATGAGCTATACCATTCGACGCAAAATGATGAACATGGTGAAGAACTCTGCATTCAACTTCACCAAGACCTTCGGCACCATCATGGCAGATCCAAGCAAGGTAACCTTCTGGCAGAAGCCTGGCGATGAAACCGACTATCCATCCTTGGAGTTCGCAGACCAAGGCTACATAGGACAGTTTGATGGCGACATCGACTCCAATATCGAGAATGTCAACTATCTACGTCTCAAGTCCATTACCTTATCTTATGAGATGCCTGCCAAGTGGTTTAAAAACAAAATCAAGGGACTGAGCCTATATGTCACAGGTCAAAACCTCTTCTTGTGGACCAACTACTCAGGTACAGACCCTGAAGTCGTTGATCCTTACACAGGCAAGGATACGGGTCAGCAGTACCCATTGAACCGTTCAGTAACATTTGGCTTTAACTTAAAATTTTAACAAGACATGAAGAAGAAACTATTTATAGCCGCCATCTGTGCGGCAGGATTGGTGTCATGCGACTTGGAGCAGATTCCAGAGAACCAAGTCACCTTCAACAATGCATTCAAATCAGAAAATGAGTTGAATGCCACTACATCCTCCATACTATTCTTCGAGAACGCCTTCTTAGGCAAAAACGATGCCTTCATCGCAGCAGGTGCCAAGGCTGACAATCTCGGTTGGAACAATGAACTACGTGATTGGAACCCACGCTATGCCAAAGACCAAGATGGTCAGTGGACTGGTCTCTACAA includes these proteins:
- a CDS encoding SusC/RagA family TonB-linked outer membrane protein — translated: MHKNIIRSWHLLCIVGCLMITLSNPVAVLAQTGEIKLSVSFKEKTLSSILDYITKNSDYSINYTNEVRNYPDKMVVSFDEATVEKAVQDLLSKTPFTYSVNGKSIRVFRLDTGQKGSFFIKGVVKDTEGEFIPNATIRIKGSREGTIADTEGKFTLSTNVSNGELIVSAIGYAPMTVKYNNGRPVNVILKEEGNQLGEVAVIAYGSRTRRDMLGSVSSLKGEALKDVPSSSIETLLQGKMAGVDVSNLSGQPGGNGSKIVIRGFSSLNQQGVNDGSPLFVVDGVPVQSSSTYTGGINPLSSLDPSNIESVEVLKDATSASLYGSRAGNGVILITTKKGKSGKVEFNANVSQSFSWLPATPTQLRGNGERLMNLLLAKNQRVGEYDWTTDKVIFPNNYKDTWGWDPNSYGAYDYLWNKGNITTDDSNKIPSLAQDSLNTFYNNSTNWWKYAFRVGQVTKADLSISGGNDNVRYMVAAGIYNEKGIMINSSFLRANLMSNLDFKITPKVDAYTRINLSYTDQKAATTGKVQGLTIDPKLQSTLLPGKGSIAEKTAMQSLRGINGVNSNYNIRLSGGLNYNIIKGLKLSLSAAIDHYNTRLNTFTPDYLTYKKLSKSEGQNIGMTMIQSENYLTYKFDLKEKHFFELMGGFSYNRDQLNTVGGSAYGGPTNQIHYVGEEWPSLRQDEYGTYEALQTYNSNQEVQEMMSLFGRLAYNYKHKYLAEFSLRSDGSSVFGSNVRWGTFPAVGLGWTFSDEPFMKNLWWLSFGKFRASWGRSGQKFNEAYLALGTMSSSNTFLGNSGLIPGLLANNQLTWEKNDQYDLGLDLQLFNYRLQVKLDYYYKYSHALLMQTSTPGNFFLADKMWNNSSAISNEGIEFEISADIIKRKNWQWTLGFNISHDRNLFRKSYGSEDLSDKVLGRPVYGIYTYHDEGIVQDDSQIPYYYNASGKLVPLSFNNSENYQLRVGGRKIKDFNQDGTINNNDKYYAGSTLPSAFGGISNRISYKNWTLDMMMSYTIRRKMMNMVKNSAFNFTKTFGTIMADPSKVTFWQKPGDETDYPSLEFADQGYIGQFDGDIDSNIENVNYLRLKSITLSYEMPAKWFKNKIKGLSLYVTGQNLFLWTNYSGTDPEVVDPYTGKDTGQQYPLNRSVTFGFNLKF